The Dermochelys coriacea isolate rDerCor1 chromosome 19, rDerCor1.pri.v4, whole genome shotgun sequence region gatttggggagcaggagggtgctccgggctgggatcgaggggttcagagggtgggagggggaatcggggctggggcagggggttggggtgtaggagggggtcaggggtgcaggctctgggcggcgcttacctcaggcagctcctggaagcagcggcatgtcattcctccagctcctatgcgggaGCATGGCCAGGTGGTTGCAGGCATCGTCCTCGTAgttccattggccatggttcccagccaatgagatcTGTGgaggtggtgcttggggcaggggcaggagcagtgcatggagccccttggctgcccctacacctaggagctggaaggggggacATGACGGTCGCTTCCTTGAGCTGCatagagccaggtagggagcctgccttagccccgctgcactgccgactggacttttaatggcttggtcagcggtgctgaccggagccactaGAGTCCCTCttcgaccgggtgttccagttgaaaaccagacacctggcaaccctagaatggacatgagtaagcactcgaagaagaaaagacgaTTACCTTTCAtaacttgttctttgagatgtgttggtCATAtccattccatgacctgccctcctGCCGCTCTGTCGGAGTtctggcaagaagaaactgagcgAGGGGGGAGTCGGCGGTGCCCTTTATACCAGTGCATACACACACCACTCCAGAGGGCATCAGACCTGGTCCCCTGTAGCTACCaatgagggaaaaacttccagcaccaatGCATGTGGCAagtgcacacacacctacaatggaatggacatgaacaacacatctcaaagaatagtTATGAAAGGTAACCGTCTTTTGTGACTGGTCAGATAAGTCACTTGCTGACTTTCCATtctggggaactttcctggcttatacactaccctggtgaaatgggctagagaaaggatctgagtcctcgctcccatttcccctccccagagccctgcctgacctcgagggctccccttccactctcctgtctggcagagtcctcgtaaccccaacaaggttgggcccaggattcctggaaggctcgacccccaaccttgttgtggtcacttgGGATaagggctagggtgtccccactccattCCAGAAGCTTGCCTgatccactgatcattacatacagttcaaagcaaatacaatgtattaaacagcaaccaatttaaaaaataaggaaaaactgggaaaggtgaaaggaaaacccGTCACCCCGCGCGGTGGCCCGGGGCCGCCACAACCAGCGTCTCTGgcacgtcagggcagttcagtctgttcctcacacgtccccggcccctgcccaggccctggctgtgctgcagggaggctgCGGGTCGGACACtcgctctggcggtggccacacgccctcaggctctaggtgacaggacccttcttcccaatgtcagccctctcccccccccacccccgttggGGTTacaatccctcccccctgcccaagTCTGACCTGCCAGGCGTCTTGGCTggggcgtctccctgtgctgggccggctacccagggtcccccctcactctccccagctgccccctgcacccggctccggactgctccagtcccagctccactcTACCCTAGCCCTGcggctctgcctccctccccctgggctgcttctctggcccctctggctctgattaTTGCATGTCTGCGCCAAGCACAGGTCTGCTTCCTGGGCTCCTTCTCGGGCTCTCTGGCTGGCCCGGCTCTGCTCCCGCACTCAGCTCAGGCCCCGGCTCTCTCCTTAGTTCAGCCCCACTCTtttccaggcaattccagctcacaggagGCTGGggcccccctggcctcctgactcccttattagcctgcccaccctgttaatcaggctgacctggagcactggcctctccccattgttcctggggactgtcagtctcagggtcctgatttcccatccatccttcccctttcttttgggactgggagcaagcAACCCAAAGCCCCCACTGAGTGTTAATgaggggccaacagtcccctgACAGTGATTTAACAATTGTTAATTTACATTTTGAGAGCGCTAGGCATGGTGCGGCCCtatgccctgccctgaagagctcacagcctAACACAACAAGCATGAGCCGAAGAAAGGTCCTGATGTACCTTTCAAACTAGATCTCCAGAATCCCCACCTGCCTGCCAGCCAGCCGTGCCCTCCGGGCCCACCAGATTCCTTGTAGATGCTGCAGCACAGCTGGCGCTGACAGCGGGAAGTCAGCGGTCTCAaggcagcagttcccaaactgtgggtagCGCCCACAAGCAGAGTTGCTCCATCAGCAGGTCGGGGCATGGTGTCCCGCATGTGGGAAAGTCACCATTTCACACAGTGAAGCTATTTTACTCCACAAAATGGCGCCTACCATGCAGCGTGAACTCACGCACACTGTGCACCGGGGGCCATGGGAAGCAATGCCTCTGAAAATGGGGTCATGCAGTGGGAGCTGCTGCACTAGGGCCTAGTGGTTCAGGTAAGTAGCCTGTGCTCAGGGTACTAGCCTGGCACTGGGTAGGCCTGGATTCAAGTGCCTGCTCTCCCTCTGAgtccctgtgtggccttgggcaagtcacttggacCCAGATCTAAAGGTATTTTGATTTCTAGCTCCCACGGAAATCTACAGAGGTTgggagcctaaatccctttaagaaaaggagtacttgtggcaccttagagactaacaaatgtattagagcataagctttcgtgagctacagctcacttcatcggatgcatttggtggaaaatgcatccgatgaagtgagctgtagctcacgaaagcttatgctctaataaatttgttagtctctaaggtgccacaagtactccttttctttttgtgaatacagactaacacggctgctactctgaaataaatcccTTTAGTGGATCTGGCCCCTAGTCTCCCTCAGCCACAGTTGTccacctgtacaatgggaataacgacgctgccctgcccccagggctgcGTGAATCCATTATAGACTGCGAGGTGCAGAGTGCTGCGCTGATGGGGGCCAGGTTCGTGCCTGACCTAACCCCCATAGGAATCTATTGCGATAGGTGACGTGACATTGGCAGACCCCAGTGTGCTtctgagaatctgccccagtgGGTGGCCATGGCAGGCACCGCTGTTGGAGTGGGGTCGAGGCCAACATAGTGAGCAAGGAGGGGTCGGAGCTGGGAAGGTTTAGAAAGTGAGGCCAAGAGGAGGAGTGGGAAAGCAAAGACCTGGCAAAGGGATTAAGAGGGTGGCCTGGTCCTTGCGGCTCTCATCTGCACCTGATGGGCTGGAGGGACACGCTGGCAGTGGGTGCATACAAGCGCCTGGCTCCAGCACTTACGTGTGGAAGCTTTAACAGTCAGTTCCCACGGAAACTCCTGGTTGTGACTTGAATATTTGCAATCCACGAGCGTTGGTGCTACTCAAACCCCCTTAGTGTAAGGAGAATGTGGCCGGAGACAGTTCAGCCAATATTCCCAGCAAGCCTTTGGCAGCATTTTCATCCCAAGCCGCATCCTGGCTGTTCTCTGTCAAAGGGCACCGGAAAGTGGGGAGACACGTCCTGGTCTGGTCTGAGTCAGCACAAACATCACTGGCCCTGGGCATCGTGCTAAACAGTGCAGGCATCACCCAGCACACgcagctggcagccccagcatgtTGCAAATACATGTTTGGATCCTGGTCTTGCAGTTAGGGCTCCTGGTGCCCTTCCAGCTCCACCATTCATTCCTtggtgaccttggtcaagtcacttcccccTGTAACAGGGTGGTACCGCTGCCCTCCTTTGCCGAGTGCTCTGGAGCTGCAAAGCGCTGGCTGGTTACTGGTGTCAGGGTGACAGACCTGAGGCTGCAGTGGGCTGGCAGTCAATCTCACCACAGTCAATGTGCGCACTTGGCAGTGAACCAGGGGCAGGGGTCTTTCTTCTGACGTTGTCCTCTGCTCCAGTGGGGCCCAGCCCAGGGCAAAAGAGAGGGTTGTGCCTAcactcaccagcagcagctcctctggggTGCCCATCAGCCAGTGCTCTGGCGCCATGGTCCTGGATCagcccctctcccacacccatgGACGTCTCACACTGGGGACAGAGAGAAGGGCTTCTGTGACCCATAAGGACCGCCAGGATGTCTCATCCTCAGAGAGGGGAGCCAGGCAAACTGCTCCTCCCCTGCGTCAGCTGGGCCCTCCAGCTCCACAACCCCACAGCCTCCCCTAGGCCCTGGCACTGCCCTGCGCCAGGCCGACGGTCTCACTCTGCCACCCCCTGCAAACCTCAGACCTGTGCCCTCCCATCAGGAATCAGGCTGGCCCTGAGCCCAGCCTGCCTGGCCCGTTCAGCCTGTGGGGCCTTCACCATGAGGGAGTTGGGGTCACGCTCCTGAGGGCACTGCTGAGGGGTTTTGGTCTGTGGCCCGTGAAAGTGGCAGGgccagtggggcagggggctggggtcacGCTCCCTCAGATACCTAGTATCACAGAGCCCCTCCCGCAGTGGGATTCCCGCCCCAGGGTGAGGGGTCAGTGAGGGCAGCAGCAGGACTGGAGCGGGGGACAGGACGGGGGACCCAGCATCAGAGGCGTGAGGAGGACAGTGGGCGTCACGACGGGGGAGAGAGCAGTTGGGAAGGAGGAGATGGAAGGCCCACATCTGGGGATCAGAGGGGACCCTGGGGACCCAGCCAAGGGGAACAGGTGGTGGGAGGCAGAGGGATACGCTAAGCTGCGTTTGTTCTCCATCCCAAGCACTATCTGCTCAACGCAGGCCAGGGCATGTGGCGCCCAGGTGGGCGGCTGTGCCGGTCACTGCTGTGCTCATGCCATGCCAGGCTCAGGGAGCCAGCCCCCTTGCACACTCAGGGTGGGGCATGGCAGGATCTTGGGATGAGGCTTTTGGGCAGCCTACTGGCAGGAGCAGGGCGCTGCCAGGCTCCTGGGGAGCTCTGTGCCACGCTGCCTCTGTCCCTGCCCGTTGCACTCCCTGGGGCGGGGAAGAGGGCACTATGCTGCCAGGGCAATTGGACAGGCAGGAGCCCAGCCTGCCATCCTCAGCCTCCTCCTAGTAgccctcaactcctccccatcGCCTCAGTGCACTGACCAGGTAGGAGTGAAACACCTGGGGACTGCATATTCTCCTGGGCGCTATTGCACGACAGAGGTCTGGGCATTTTGCTTTCTCCCTTTGATGAGACCGAAGGCGCAACTCTGCACAGATCAGTGCTGGCCCATTTGCCAGCAGCTCTGCACTGACTTGCTCCTATTTTGCAGGTTTGCAGGAGATTGTCTGGACCCTGCTGCTAACGCTGGGGGTgacactcccccaccccgcactggCTCTACTCCAGGGCCGGCAACAAGGAATCTCTGAGCCTAGCTATGCAGTCAAGGGCTGAATTGAAGGATCTGCTCTCTCCCTGGCTCGTTCCTTGCAGAATATAACATTGTGCAGGGGCTGCAGCCACAACAGGCTCCTGCAGGCAGAAAGGTGCCTTTGGGTTTATCATGGCGCTCCACagaccagcagccctgccagcagcaaagcacagagGCAGCACGATGGAAAAGAGCCACTGCTAGACTTGTTGCCTGAACCACTGGAACTGGAGCACCGTTACTACTGGAGACAGGGACCAGGGAGCTACTGGCACTGGAGCTGGATGGGACTCTGAGCAATGGATGAGTCACCGGAGGAAACTATGGAAGAGACAACAGGGGAGCCACTGGCAGGGCCTGTAGAGGAGGCACTCCCGTGCCCGACTCACCTCTACACACTGTGTATTAGGAACCTGAACCCCAGGTACTCGCAAGAGGTTCTCTGCAGCATGCTGAAGGACATTCTGGGCACCGCCAACCTCCCCCTGCAGCGGCACGACATAGAAGTGGTGAAGAAACCGAGACGGGCCTACGCCTTGGTGCAGGTGGCCACTGAGCTGAGCCTGGAGAACATCCTGAAGCAGCTCCAGGTTGCCTCGGACATGGAGCAACATCTCCTCAGGGAGCTAGTGATGAAAGGGAAAACCCTGGTGGTGGAGGAAAGCAAGAGAGCCTCGCCCAGCGCTAAGGAGTGCCAAGAGGTAAGCCCAGGCATTGTGTCAGGACAGGCACAATGCACTACACTAGCGGGGTGACAGCGAAGGCCAGTGGGGCAGGCTGGACAGGGCTGGACATGCTGCCTCTTGGTACTGAGATCACCAGGGCAGCAGGACAAGGAGGAGCTGGGCGCTTTGTTACTCCCTCCTTCCAAGAGATGAGCTACCTCATCCCATGGGCTCGAGCAGGTGAGTGAGCTTCTAAGAAGCAGAATGCCCCAGCAATCGGCACTGCCTGCATGATTATTGAGCCCCATGGTTTGCTCTGTGGCAATGCCGCCTTCCTGGCTTGACCCTGGAATGGGGCAGAGCTTCCCCATCGACCCCAGTGCTGGGTTCCCGGTCTGGCCAGCTCGTGAGGTCATCCACCCTGGGATAGCTTCTCTCCAACCATTGTGTCTAGGAGATGCGCTGAGAGAGGACACATCGAGATACAGTGCAGTCAAAGGTGACATCCACCCCTCTGCTCGAGATCCTTGTGCCACCTAATCCCTTTTAAGCCCTGTTAAGGGACTGCGCTGGCCAGGCCTTGTGCTGCCCTCTGCCCGAGGGATGGGGGGTTCACCCCCTCTGCATAGACAGAGTCAGAGCTGCTGACCATTTTTTAATCACTAAATTGTTACTACATTCCCCCTCCTGTTAGCCTTGAGGAGACAGCACAGCTAAAAGAGACAAGCTGGAGTCCGTTCCTTCTTGTGCACCATCAACAGAACTGTTTGCATGTTCAGGAATCCGTTCGACTTGGGCAAGTCCAGCCAAGGCCCTGGGGCTGTCTCTCTTGGGGCATGATTAGGAGACAATGAGGATTGTCCCTGTGCTACCAAGTATATAATTTGGCCCCGTGGAACCTTTAATACAGATGATAATGTGCGAGACGGAAAGAgtccagcttgactctcagatcccaggggaATTGGCAGGAGCAGTCAAGTAACCAATGCATTGGAAAACCTGGCAGGGAAGGACCTGGCAGTGTCCAGGGAGATACGACTGTGTGACGTGGACTGACTTACACAATGGgcatctccattgatttcagggcagaatttcattgatttttaaggCCAGTGGGTACTACTATGCTCATCCAGCCTGACtccctgcagaacacaggccagagaatttcacccagtggtTCCTGCATCCGGGATAGTAATTTGCAGTTCTGCTCTGATGTGTGACTGAGAATGGCATCACGGGCTCcatatttgttttttctccttgacTCCAGCTCAGGCATGCTCAGTCTACTGCTAAAAAGACGAGCTGTTGAACTGCCAGCACTGTCAGCACCCCCAGGACCTGGGAGTCAGGCTGGGCTCTTTTCCTCCTCACACATCAGCACCAGTTACAAAGACGCAGTATGGAACCCCCAGGCCTTCAATGGGTTTGCCCAGGGACAAGGGGGAGAATGAAGTAAATGGTTCTGTGGATGCTGCACAAGCCGGCATAGGCTCCAGCGCCCTCGCCTGTCACTGGGCTGCTCTGACAGGAGTACAAGGTGCAGTAAGAAGCGTGTAGCTCTGCTGGTGATTCTCACCGGGGGCAGATCTGAGCATAGTCACTTGCTGCAGCCGGACTGCAATTAAATAAAAGGGCCCATGTGCTTTAAAGCCTGAATATTATTACAACTAGAGCCCTTGCGCTGTTATAATGCTGGCAGCTGTCGTCCATGTTGCCCCCACGCTGCGCTGTCTCCGCATGCATGTGACGTTTAGTCTTTCTGCCTCTGCACAGAGTGACACAGAGGTGGCTGGTGTCAGCACCCCAGAGTCTCCCGTGCTGGGGCGTTTGCAGTCTGGCAAGAGCAGGCTGCGGGGGTCCGaggaagcccagcccagcccttatTGGAAgggcccccctccagcccagaagCTGGCAGAGCGGCCAGCAGTGTTTCTTAGCGGCACCAGGTCAGACAGCGCCATTGTTCGGAGGGAGATCGTGGGCCAGGAGCGCTTGTTCTATGGAGCCTTCATGGGGAGTGAGACCAGGAACGTGGAGTtcaagcggggtgggggggaataccTGAGTGTGACCCTCAAACACCACGTCCGGAAGTATGTGTGTGCCTTCCTCAACAGCGAAGGGGGCAGCCTcttcgtgggggtggaggacaGCGGCTTCGTGAATGGGGTCAGGTGTGGGCACAAAGAGGAGGACCGCATCCGCCTGCTCATCGACTCCCTTCTGAAAGGGTTCAAGCCGCAGGTGTTCCCTGACGCCTACACCCTGACCTTCATCCCTGTGGTCAAAGCAGAAGACACCGGTATCTTCCTGAAGGTGATCCGGCTAAGCGTTCATCTGCCCAGACAGCAAGGGGAGCTGCTGCTTTATGAAACGGACCAGGGGGAAGTGTACCTGCGCCGGGATGGCAGCATCCAGGGACCACTCTCAGGGAGCGCCATCCAGGAGTGGTGCAGGCAGGTAACTGGCATGCAAGGGCCGCTAATACAGCAAGGCAGCAAACTGCTGCTAACTACAGGGTGAGCCTGAGCTGCACCCAGCCATGCTATTGCAGCCTGCCCTGGAGGGGGAACTGCAGCCCCCCATGCCGAAGGGATCCAAGGTGGGATTCACCCCTGAGCAGAGTCAGTGTAAGGCTGAATTCCACCCATCTGTGGCTCCGCTCTCACCAACAGG contains the following coding sequences:
- the SLFNL1 gene encoding schlafen-like protein 1, which gives rise to MDESPEETMEETTGEPLAGPVEEALPCPTHLYTLCIRNLNPRYSQEVLCSMLKDILGTANLPLQRHDIEVVKKPRRAYALVQVATELSLENILKQLQVASDMEQHLLRELVMKGKTLVVEESKRASPSAKECQESDTEVAGVSTPESPVLGRLQSGKSRLRGSEEAQPSPYWKGPPPAQKLAERPAVFLSGTRSDSAIVRREIVGQERLFYGAFMGSETRNVEFKRGGGEYLSVTLKHHVRKYVCAFLNSEGGSLFVGVEDSGFVNGVRCGHKEEDRIRLLIDSLLKGFKPQVFPDAYTLTFIPVVKAEDTGIFLKVIRLSVHLPRQQGELLLYETDQGEVYLRRDGSIQGPLSGSAIQEWCRQKWTGEVRKLEERIESLMKEKESLQQQINQQQSQNPKSRFCTIL